One genomic region from Solwaraspora sp. WMMD792 encodes:
- a CDS encoding LuxR family transcriptional regulator, which translates to MVTRQRPLGDQGDQQRNPGWALLSRPPGRSAAADGHRRPLVGRERETEVLAAAVTALLDGEGRIVEVAGEPGIGKTRLLDQVAVVARGHGVQVLAGRAPVPGSDVPMAAMVDALEPYLPRVSPARLAELRSDHAQLLNAIFPSLRLAGARSLAPAGVPVGARQVRAVRLLLETLAAERPLLIMLDDLHNSDRATVDLLCHLLDAPPRTPLLLVMAHRRRQSPARLRLALDTARQVTRIEVAPLTRGHLDALTDVPLSANQRAMLHELSGGNPQYLSALLAAVPLPGTASELPELGTLPADVDAALATELELLSRPAGLVASAAAVLGPEPVDTGLLTEVAGIATEQVPAAIDELVAADLLRPVTGSGCFAFRHRVVQHAAYLTTDAGWRLTAHARALAELRRRRSHPEVQAPHLLRLAVPGDVVAVEVLSEAAAAVVDRAPHTAVRWLGTAIRLLPGTAEPAGQRVALAVQLGRALGAIGHPRAGRAVLHDALRLLDEHPSTHRTSATLLCAQLERQLGRHGEAAALLRTALPPPADARPADHAALALALSAVELTSGRAGQARRWAAAALGAARRASGVPGAVQAHALGLLAAANHLRGNRTAGGETIRAAALLDATLDAELGAEPESALWVGWSEILLDRFDDAAHHLSRAIDVSPGAASYFPLLHLLCTRTLAHRYAGRLTEAADDCAEALRLASGTQFRELHVAAEAMSRLLAVWTGAEQVGPAADPGTVDVPVSGWPGRLALSAYAETRLALGDAAGCLAVAATAGLPDLEPWAQVGWYEMLTRATLAEGDPDAADEWAQRAYEVAERLGRPGRRALAASAGARVLALRDPTAAAVAARAAADVLTQVGMPLEAAHAHTVAARALVADGDRDRAGATLRVAEKFFDRCGAGLFARQVHTERRRLAGASGGARRARRQGGSSALTRRETQVATLVSEGLTNRQVAARLFVTQKTVEMHLSHVFTKLGVTNRAALVRCFHLNGLAPAQSF; encoded by the coding sequence ATGGTGACTCGGCAGCGCCCGCTGGGCGATCAAGGTGACCAGCAGCGGAATCCAGGGTGGGCGTTGCTGTCCCGCCCGCCCGGCCGGTCAGCCGCAGCCGATGGCCACCGCCGGCCACTGGTGGGCCGGGAACGGGAGACCGAGGTGCTGGCGGCGGCCGTGACCGCTCTGCTCGACGGCGAAGGGCGGATCGTCGAAGTGGCGGGCGAGCCGGGGATTGGCAAGACCAGGCTGCTCGACCAGGTCGCCGTGGTGGCGCGAGGACACGGGGTGCAGGTGCTCGCCGGCCGAGCTCCGGTGCCCGGCTCGGACGTGCCGATGGCGGCGATGGTGGATGCGCTGGAGCCGTACCTGCCCCGGGTGTCACCGGCACGCCTGGCCGAGCTCCGGTCCGATCACGCGCAGTTGCTCAACGCCATCTTTCCGTCGCTGCGCTTGGCTGGCGCCCGTTCGCTGGCCCCGGCCGGCGTACCAGTGGGCGCCCGGCAAGTACGCGCCGTGCGGCTGTTGCTGGAGACGCTGGCAGCCGAACGGCCGCTGCTGATCATGTTGGACGACCTGCACAACAGCGACCGGGCCACCGTCGACCTGCTCTGCCACCTGCTCGACGCGCCCCCGCGTACACCGCTGCTTCTGGTCATGGCGCACCGCCGTCGCCAGTCACCGGCCCGGCTGCGCCTGGCACTGGACACCGCCAGGCAGGTGACCCGGATCGAGGTCGCGCCGCTCACCCGGGGCCATCTCGACGCGCTGACCGACGTGCCGCTCTCGGCCAACCAGCGTGCGATGCTGCATGAATTGTCGGGGGGCAACCCGCAGTACCTGTCGGCATTGTTGGCCGCGGTGCCACTACCTGGCACAGCGAGCGAACTGCCAGAACTGGGGACACTCCCAGCCGACGTGGATGCCGCGTTGGCCACCGAACTCGAACTGCTGTCCCGGCCGGCCGGCCTGGTGGCCTCGGCCGCCGCGGTGCTCGGGCCCGAGCCGGTCGACACCGGCCTGCTGACCGAGGTGGCCGGGATCGCCACCGAACAGGTGCCTGCGGCCATCGACGAACTCGTCGCCGCAGATCTGCTGCGCCCGGTAACCGGCAGCGGGTGTTTCGCCTTCCGGCACCGCGTGGTCCAGCACGCGGCGTACCTCACCACCGACGCCGGCTGGCGCCTGACCGCGCACGCCCGCGCGTTGGCGGAGTTGCGGCGTCGCCGGAGCCACCCCGAAGTTCAGGCACCGCACCTGCTGCGGCTGGCAGTGCCCGGTGACGTCGTAGCCGTCGAGGTGCTCAGCGAGGCGGCCGCCGCGGTGGTCGACCGGGCCCCTCACACGGCCGTCCGGTGGCTCGGCACCGCCATCCGGCTACTCCCGGGCACCGCAGAGCCCGCCGGACAGCGGGTAGCGCTCGCCGTGCAGCTCGGCCGGGCGCTGGGCGCGATCGGCCATCCGAGGGCCGGGCGAGCCGTACTGCACGACGCCCTGCGGCTGCTCGACGAGCACCCGTCCACGCATCGCACCTCGGCGACCCTGCTCTGCGCCCAGCTCGAACGTCAGCTCGGCCGCCACGGGGAGGCCGCGGCGTTGCTGCGCACCGCTTTGCCGCCACCCGCCGATGCCCGGCCGGCGGATCATGCGGCCCTGGCACTCGCGCTCAGCGCGGTGGAACTGACCAGCGGCCGGGCCGGGCAGGCGCGTCGGTGGGCGGCAGCCGCGCTGGGCGCCGCCCGCCGCGCTTCCGGAGTGCCGGGTGCGGTACAGGCGCACGCGTTGGGTCTGCTCGCGGCCGCGAACCATCTGCGGGGCAACCGTACCGCCGGAGGCGAGACCATCCGAGCGGCAGCGCTGCTCGACGCCACCCTGGACGCGGAACTCGGCGCGGAGCCGGAGAGCGCCCTGTGGGTGGGCTGGAGCGAGATCCTGCTGGACCGCTTCGACGACGCCGCACACCACCTCAGTCGTGCCATCGATGTCTCGCCCGGAGCCGCGAGCTACTTTCCCCTGTTGCACCTGTTGTGTACCCGGACCCTGGCCCACCGGTACGCCGGGCGGTTGACGGAGGCAGCCGACGACTGCGCCGAGGCGCTCCGGCTGGCGTCCGGCACACAGTTCCGCGAACTGCACGTTGCGGCCGAGGCGATGAGCCGGCTGCTGGCCGTTTGGACCGGAGCCGAGCAGGTCGGGCCGGCTGCGGATCCCGGCACCGTCGACGTGCCCGTCTCCGGTTGGCCGGGCAGGCTGGCGCTGAGCGCGTACGCCGAGACCCGGCTCGCGCTGGGGGACGCCGCCGGTTGCCTGGCCGTGGCAGCAACCGCCGGGCTGCCGGACCTCGAACCCTGGGCACAGGTCGGCTGGTACGAGATGTTGACCCGGGCCACGCTGGCCGAGGGCGACCCGGACGCGGCGGACGAGTGGGCGCAGCGCGCGTACGAGGTGGCCGAGCGACTCGGACGGCCGGGCCGCAGAGCGCTGGCTGCCTCCGCGGGCGCTCGGGTCTTGGCGCTACGGGATCCCACCGCCGCAGCGGTGGCGGCCAGGGCTGCCGCGGATGTGCTCACCCAGGTCGGAATGCCGCTGGAGGCCGCGCACGCCCACACAGTAGCCGCGAGAGCGCTGGTGGCCGACGGCGACCGAGATCGGGCCGGTGCGACGTTACGGGTTGCCGAGAAGTTCTTCGACCGTTGCGGAGCGGGGTTGTTCGCCCGCCAGGTACACACCGAACGACGGCGGCTGGCCGGTGCCTCGGGCGGCGCCCGGCGGGCCCGCCGCCAAGGCGGGTCCTCGGCCCTGACCCGGCGGGAGACCCAGGTGGCGACGTTGGTCAGCGAAGGGCTGACCAACCGGCAGGTGGCGGCCCGGCTGTTCGTCACCCAGAAGACGGTGGAGATGCATCTGTCCCACGTGTTCACCAAGCTGGGCGTCACCAACCGGGCCGCCCTGGTGCGCTGCTTCCACCTCAACGGGCTGGCCCCGGCGCAGTCCTTCTGA
- a CDS encoding alanine racemase — MTEPAIEGHTVQGVPVAELADRYGTPLYLYDGEVIRETYRQLRGLLDTSVEIYYSLKANPNISICSLLHSLGAGAEVSSLAELVTARRAGVPAREIIFLGPGKSAAELAACIEQGIGAIVCESIEEVHAVDAMAGALPRNAGEAVRVMLRVNPAFVTKGSRLAMGGKPRQFGIDQELVAEAGPALRALRHVRMIGLHAYMGTRILDAADIAHNTRSVLTAAADLATALDLRLDVVDVGGGFGVPYFDNESPLDIEAVADGVNSAVARFHDEHPHTRIITELGRYLVGGSGTYVVRARYVKASRGEWFVVADGGTNHHMAAVGIGSFVKRNFPIRSLSRPTDPPARDYTVTGPLCTPNDVVGKKVPLPEVRPGDLIGVERSGAYGPSASPVHFLSHGHPSEVLVLDGLAHLVRRADTVEDLLRPQNLVVPAAPVPGTPALPDRPSAAAVPTVPDPPSIPVPAGPAAT; from the coding sequence ATGACTGAGCCGGCCATCGAAGGCCACACCGTCCAGGGCGTGCCCGTCGCCGAACTGGCCGACCGGTACGGCACCCCGCTGTACCTCTACGACGGTGAGGTCATCCGCGAGACGTACCGGCAGCTTCGCGGACTGCTCGACACGTCGGTCGAGATCTACTACTCGCTCAAGGCCAACCCCAACATCAGCATCTGTTCGTTGCTGCATTCCCTGGGCGCTGGCGCCGAGGTCTCGTCCCTGGCCGAACTGGTGACCGCCCGCCGGGCCGGGGTGCCGGCGAGGGAAATCATCTTCCTCGGCCCGGGCAAGTCGGCGGCGGAGCTGGCCGCCTGTATCGAGCAGGGCATCGGTGCGATCGTGTGCGAATCGATCGAGGAGGTCCACGCCGTCGACGCGATGGCGGGTGCGCTGCCCCGCAACGCAGGCGAGGCGGTACGGGTCATGTTGCGGGTCAACCCGGCGTTCGTCACCAAGGGATCGCGGCTGGCCATGGGGGGCAAACCGCGGCAGTTCGGCATCGATCAGGAACTGGTCGCCGAGGCCGGCCCGGCCCTGCGGGCGCTGCGCCACGTACGGATGATCGGCCTGCATGCCTACATGGGCACGCGCATCCTCGACGCCGCTGACATCGCGCACAACACCCGCAGCGTGCTCACCGCGGCGGCGGACCTCGCCACCGCGCTGGACCTGCGGCTGGACGTCGTCGACGTCGGTGGCGGCTTCGGCGTCCCCTACTTCGACAACGAGTCCCCCCTCGACATCGAGGCGGTGGCCGACGGCGTCAATTCCGCCGTGGCGCGGTTCCACGACGAGCACCCCCACACCCGGATCATCACCGAGCTGGGCCGCTACCTGGTCGGCGGGTCGGGGACCTACGTGGTCCGCGCGCGCTACGTGAAAGCGTCGCGAGGCGAGTGGTTCGTCGTCGCCGACGGCGGCACCAACCACCACATGGCGGCGGTCGGTATCGGCAGTTTCGTCAAACGGAACTTTCCCATCCGGTCGCTGAGCCGACCCACCGACCCGCCCGCGCGGGACTACACGGTCACCGGACCGCTCTGCACGCCCAACGACGTCGTCGGCAAGAAAGTGCCGCTGCCCGAGGTCCGCCCGGGCGACCTGATCGGCGTCGAACGCTCCGGCGCGTACGGACCCAGCGCCTCGCCGGTGCACTTTCTCAGTCACGGCCATCCGTCGGAGGTGCTCGTGCTCGACGGCCTAGCGCACCTGGTCCGCCGGGCGGACACCGTGGAGGACCTGCTCCGGCCGCAGAATCTCGTCGTTCCCGCCGCGCCGGTCCCGGGCACGCCGGCGCTGCCGGACCGACCGTCGGCTGCTGCCGTGCCGACGGTGCCGGACCCGCCGTCCATCCCGGTGCCCGCCGGACCGGCGGCCACCTGA
- the acpS gene encoding holo-ACP synthase, with protein sequence MRLGIDLVAVNELDRLLRRGWFVRYVFAAEELAQAETLGDSRRREYLAGRFAAKEAVLKVLGTGLFEGVAPRDIALLRRPGGAPHVTLRGSAAQAARSASITHVTVSVTHKRDLVAVVAAGW encoded by the coding sequence GTGCGGCTCGGCATTGATCTGGTCGCCGTAAACGAACTGGACCGGCTCCTGCGCCGGGGCTGGTTCGTGCGGTACGTCTTCGCTGCCGAGGAACTGGCCCAGGCGGAGACGCTCGGCGACAGCCGACGCCGGGAGTACCTGGCGGGACGGTTCGCTGCGAAGGAAGCGGTGCTCAAGGTCCTGGGCACCGGCCTGTTCGAGGGGGTCGCTCCCCGGGACATCGCGTTGCTGCGCCGCCCCGGCGGGGCACCCCACGTCACGTTGCGGGGCAGCGCCGCCCAGGCAGCACGGTCGGCCTCGATCACCCACGTGACCGTCTCCGTCACCCACAAGCGGGACCTGGTCGCCGTGGTCGCTGCCGGATGGTGA
- a CDS encoding phosphopantetheine-binding protein, protein MERNEIVESIQAALTEVLMRDSGPLSEGTRLFEDMHLDSTAILELLMALEDNIGIEVDPENLNMDDFRTVGTLTDFLERARKVSS, encoded by the coding sequence ATGGAACGTAACGAGATCGTCGAGAGCATCCAGGCCGCGCTGACCGAGGTGCTGATGCGTGACTCCGGCCCGCTGTCCGAGGGCACCCGGCTCTTCGAGGACATGCACCTCGACTCCACCGCCATCCTCGAACTACTCATGGCACTGGAGGACAACATCGGCATCGAGGTGGACCCGGAAAACCTGAACATGGACGACTTCCGCACAGTGGGCACCCTGACCGACTTCCTGGAGCGTGCCCGCAAGGTGAGTTCCTGA
- a CDS encoding helix-turn-helix domain-containing protein, translating into MDVVSTADVSPGDRFAFWREVSAKLWVPYDLARERQSEAGFEARVVICEFGPVQATLMTTRPHSVRRTPRLIRQADPEVFKVSCMVSGSGMLTQDGRRAEFGTGDLVLYDTSRPYLAELRPDDSTSRMLLLRFPRALLPFPPQEVRELSAVCITGTSGIGALSSRFLLQLADQMDELTPAETARLATLTLDVLITALADALDTQKLVPEDTRRQALTARIHAFIRDNLADPDLTPNVIAAAHHISVRYLHKLFQQEEHTVAGWIREQRLAGCRRDLAEPRLAPYTINAIARRWGFTSSAHFSQAFRARYRQSPTEFRNQLPTVHGD; encoded by the coding sequence ATGGACGTTGTCAGTACTGCCGACGTCTCGCCGGGCGACCGGTTCGCCTTCTGGCGCGAGGTCAGCGCGAAACTCTGGGTGCCGTACGACCTGGCCCGGGAACGGCAGTCCGAGGCCGGGTTCGAGGCACGGGTCGTCATCTGCGAGTTCGGCCCGGTACAGGCGACCTTGATGACGACAAGGCCGCACTCGGTGCGCCGCACGCCCCGGCTGATCCGGCAGGCAGACCCGGAAGTGTTCAAAGTGAGCTGCATGGTCAGTGGCAGCGGCATGCTGACGCAGGACGGTAGACGCGCGGAGTTCGGCACCGGGGATCTGGTGCTCTACGACACCTCGCGGCCGTACCTGGCCGAACTCCGGCCGGACGATTCGACGAGCCGGATGCTACTCCTGCGTTTTCCACGGGCCCTGTTGCCGTTTCCTCCCCAGGAGGTGCGTGAGCTGAGTGCTGTGTGCATTACCGGCACCAGCGGCATCGGCGCATTGTCGTCGCGTTTCCTGCTGCAGCTTGCCGACCAGATGGACGAACTGACCCCGGCCGAGACCGCGCGTCTGGCCACCCTGACGCTCGATGTGCTGATCACGGCATTGGCCGATGCGCTGGACACCCAGAAGCTCGTCCCCGAAGACACGCGCCGGCAGGCACTGACCGCCCGCATCCACGCCTTCATCCGCGACAATCTCGCTGACCCGGACCTGACTCCGAACGTGATCGCCGCAGCGCACCACATTTCCGTTCGCTACCTCCACAAGCTGTTCCAGCAGGAGGAGCACACTGTCGCCGGCTGGATCCGCGAACAGCGCCTCGCAGGATGCCGACGCGACCTCGCCGAGCCCCGGCTCGCCCCCTACACGATCAACGCGATCGCCCGGCGGTGGGGATTCACCAGCAGCGCGCATTTCAGCCAGGCGTTCCGCGCCCGTTACCGCCAGTCGCCCACTGAGTTCCGCAATCAGCTCCCGACCGTACACGGAGACTAA
- a CDS encoding acyl-CoA dehydrogenase family protein, producing MTELREAAPSAGTDLLDERTRELAGYCASMIGRLRAIGQRLDRDPDAITEFLDEPEVRFPVQGMLPPPYRSTGEFPAPLVEASSTVLGQVVATEQVAYGDPNVILASPGPSLSGGVVQALADEQQRQRYFGRLTAAPTHTFFALTEPAKGSAAAELETTLAPAPDGGWLLNGVKCYIGNGARAQIGVVFCRRAPGPWGIEAVLLDTSAPGFSGELLPTVGLRGARISRLRFQDVVVAPEDLLGAHRSPSRRGLYGATYILYRFRPGIAAMAIGCAQAACDYLRTHRSTLARWDRHRLDGILDRVAAVRHRTYAVAAGIDAGVVDVAGIGAVKARAARIAEDATRLVAELLGPACLIEHPWVEKTYRDVRAFELMEGTTNLHAMAVFQSLLRGQAASQPVAQRAVDGAARH from the coding sequence ATGACTGAGCTTCGCGAGGCCGCCCCGTCAGCGGGAACGGACCTACTCGACGAACGCACGCGAGAGCTGGCCGGCTACTGCGCGTCAATGATTGGTCGGCTGCGCGCGATCGGGCAGCGGCTGGACCGGGATCCGGACGCCATCACCGAGTTCCTCGACGAGCCGGAGGTGCGCTTTCCCGTTCAGGGGATGCTGCCGCCGCCGTACCGCTCGACGGGAGAGTTCCCAGCGCCGCTGGTGGAAGCGAGCAGCACCGTCCTCGGCCAGGTGGTCGCCACGGAGCAGGTGGCCTACGGCGATCCCAACGTGATCCTGGCCTCCCCCGGGCCGTCGCTGTCCGGCGGGGTCGTCCAGGCGCTGGCCGACGAGCAGCAGCGGCAGCGCTACTTCGGCCGGCTGACTGCCGCTCCCACCCACACGTTCTTCGCCCTGACCGAACCGGCCAAAGGCTCGGCTGCAGCGGAACTGGAAACAACGCTGGCCCCGGCACCGGATGGCGGCTGGCTGCTCAACGGGGTGAAGTGCTACATCGGCAACGGCGCACGCGCCCAGATCGGTGTGGTGTTCTGCCGGCGAGCACCCGGGCCATGGGGAATCGAGGCCGTGCTGCTGGACACCAGCGCGCCAGGGTTCAGCGGCGAACTGCTGCCCACCGTCGGCCTGCGCGGCGCGCGGATCAGCCGGTTGCGTTTCCAGGACGTCGTGGTGGCCCCGGAGGACCTGCTCGGCGCGCATCGGTCCCCCAGCCGGCGAGGGCTCTACGGCGCTACGTACATCCTCTACCGGTTCCGCCCTGGCATCGCGGCGATGGCGATCGGCTGTGCCCAGGCCGCCTGCGACTATCTGCGCACGCACCGCTCGACGCTGGCGCGGTGGGACCGGCACCGACTCGACGGCATTCTGGACCGCGTCGCCGCGGTCCGGCATCGGACGTACGCGGTGGCCGCCGGCATCGACGCCGGCGTGGTCGACGTGGCCGGCATCGGCGCGGTCAAGGCGCGCGCGGCGCGGATCGCCGAGGACGCCACCCGGCTGGTGGCCGAACTGTTGGGCCCCGCCTGCCTGATTGAGCATCCCTGGGTCGAGAAGACCTACCGCGACGTGCGGGCGTTCGAACTGATGGAGGGCACGACGAACCTACACGCCATGGCGGTCTTCCAGAGCCTGCTGCGGGGTCAGGCGGCCTCGCAGCCGGTGGCACAGCGGGCGGTCGACGGTGCGGCTCGGCATTGA